Part of the Chanodichthys erythropterus isolate Z2021 chromosome 13, ASM2448905v1, whole genome shotgun sequence genome is shown below.
gtttgtcatgtttcagctctaagactatttgccaaatttctagagagaagagcagcaccatcccgggagggatgaataccatctcttttcaacagatcaggtctgccccaaaagcttttccaattgtctatgaaacctatattattctgcgcacaccacttagacagccagccattgagtgatgataacctgctaactatctcatcactccgacgaacaggaagagggccagaacaaattacttttgctgacattgaatttgcgagttcacacacctctttaatgttaattttagtgatctccgactggttaagtcgaacatcatttgtgccgacgtggataatgattttagaatatttacgtttagcattagccagcacttttaaatttgctttgatgtcaggtgctctggcccccggcaaacatgtgactatggtggctggtgtctctattttcacgttccgtgtaatagaatcgccaattactagggcactttcaacaggattctcagtgggtgcgtcactgagtggggagaacctgtttgatgttctaatcggaacggaagagtggtgtttgttcttgccattatgccgcctcacagtcacccagttagcctgctgcgtggcttctacaaccggaaccgaatgtgtagtgtttactaggctagtcgcatccaaagcagtatctaaggccctttcattctcactatcctcaattaaagtttggatgcgtgtctctaattctgagattctctctgtcagcctgacaatatccctgcatttatcacatgtgtaagtctcactgctgacagaaagagctaagctgtacatgttgcatttactacacatgataatcgtcggacatgactgaccgtgtgtttgatgaacgccgtccgaaaaactgcaacgcacacgggactcgctggctggatgtctcggtcgcttgccggtgcctggggcgagggtgatgtgcgggacgctgtacctcgtggtggatcgatgaatgccgggcagcaacgtctccacagcttcccgatctggcgaggacagatcagaataacatacatcggataaatccgccattcaatcgacaaggaaggttggtttagaggaaaaaaagaaagtagacggtagctagcaggctatggctaacactaggtgattacgctggtggattgctagtaataaatcgttccgtttagtaatactatgcaataggttaagtaatctagtgaaaaataagaaagttatattatgtgaataggaataaagagaaggatttaggataatctccacgaagctccgagcgtagatcagacagctggcaCGCAGCAGCGTTGAgcctttacactgtaattcactcccagaaacacatttaaacatgCCATAAAGtaccaaacatactagaaacatgttaaataatGCAACACTTAGCTGAGTGATAATGTATGCCATTAACGCCACAAAACAGGAATTTGTcataactcaggcatacaatgtccgatctgctccaatcTTCAAATGtttgaagacatctacatggcaataatcagttacagtcaaagcgccacctgttggcagaaggaagtgtggcactttgaaatgacttggccataattctcctgtatttactcacTTACATGCATGTgacccactgttcactgttttcacagGGCCAGTGGGTGGCGGTGCACCCGGGTgcaagggccctttcatcgctgcttgcagctttaattttaaattgttttttttttttttttctatttttataatatattattttattaaaatgttttgcttaGTATTAGTATAATTCTTAccattattcttattattgtaTTACTGCATCTAATGAAGCTGCAAGTGTAATTTCATTGGACAGGTGCAGTGAGAGTTATATGTATGCAATGACAAAGAAATTCAATTCATATGTTATTattaaaattcaaacaataaatataattttgatgCTCTTTAGTATAGTGTGACAGATCACTGTTATTAACtttgattttcatttaaatataaccttatttttacttcagttttaatttttaatcattttaatcacaacttaaacttttttaattcagttatttgccaaggcaacatttctaacaGTTTTATTGCAGCTTCATTTCAATATGTGacattttaacaaatatttgtAATAGTTTTAGTAACAACACTGACTTGAATAAAACTAATTCAgtcaaaaaagtcagaaattgtTTGTAATCTTTAGCCATTTTCTCAAAAGTTGTTATGACAGCCACTTAAAGATATAGTTTGTGCACAAAACTGTTTCGGGGTCAAAACAACTCAAAATTATAGAGCAGAACacatttgtttttacaaaaatgaGCAAGCTGACAAAACATGTTTTGAGGAATTAATGAAATACAGTATGTCTATGTCTCTCTTTTATACAGACTCCCCTGCCTGTGCTTTTACTTGGTCGTTCAGCAGACTTGAGGCCAGGAGAGTTTGTAGTGGCCGTGGGAAGCCCGTTTTCCCTTCAAAACACAGTGACCACCGGAATCATCAGCACTACCCACCGAGGAGGTCATGAACTTGGCCTGCAGAACTCTGATATGGAGTATATTCAAACAGATGCCATTATAAATGTAACCATTCTACAGATAGACATTATTGTCAGTATAGACAGTTTAACTGTGTGTCCATGTAAAGGAAtagaatataatatttttttctttcacagtATGGCAACTCAGGAGGCCCCCTTGTCAACTTGGTAAGAACCATATATTCTCTTGTCTCTTATTCagcattaaatatattttgaaaataattcTTTCTCAGCTTCTACAGATCTTTATTTGTTTCAGTAAAACTACCCCCAAGGTTATAACTCTTGGTTTTATTTGTTCATCATTCAGTGATGGTATTCATGGTTCATTACTGTGCAGCGTCTACTATTTCTATGCCTGCTTCCATCTGGAAATTTAGTATACCCTGAGCAAATTACCTGCGGTGGTTTATATTATTCTATTGATCTTTGTAAAGGAAAACGCAACATGTGTCCTTGGAGAAGCCTCAGGCTCAAGCATGCATCTGGctttgcagtaaaaaaaaaaaaaatatttccatttataGTGCACAATGGGAGTTTGAATACAAGTAAAAAGCATTGCACAGATGCACATCAAACAATGAAACATTATAAGAAAAAAAGCTGTATTTCAAGctgatatatatgtatatatgtcatttttgttttcataaacTGTTCATGCAAACATCTTTTGCTTCAGTTGTTTAAAGAGTCACATCAGTATTCCCTGTATTGTTCAGTTAAATCAGTAAACCCATTGACAACTGTCCCTTGTGTGTCTCAAGGTAGCTGTTCATTcattacagtgcatttaaatATTATGCTCCCTGTTTGCGGTTTTAAGGATGGGGATGTCATTGGCATAAACACTTTGAAGGTTACGCCAGGAATATCATTTGCCATTCCCTCAGACCGCATACGGCAGTTTCTCGCAGACTCCTATGACAGACAAAGAAAAGGTTTGCGAACAACTTCTTTAGAGCTGTTTAGTTGTTTTGAACTTGATTGAATTAAGTAGCTGTTTTCTTACACTTCAGGAAGAATGCTGACTAAAAAGAAATACATGGGAGTAAGAATGCTTCAACTTTCCGCTGCGTAAGTtagactttttttccccttttcagACATTCTTTGATGAAGATATAAAGTGATTTTGATACCGTTTTTGACATTATTGAATCAGTTTGATTAGGGAGCTTAAAGAGAAGGAGAGCAACTTCCCAGATGTGAGCTCAGGAGTATATGTGTACGAGGTTATTCCAGGGACAGCTGCCTCCAGGTAAAGGGATTTGCCTACACCACCTCATCTTACTCCAACTGATTAACTCAAACCACAGCTCTTTCTTCACTCATACAGGCCCAGAGGCCCGTTTCATACCATCATAACCTTCAGTCAGATCAAGATTTATATCCTCATCACATACTACAGGGGCTTTTACACGTTTGACCTATGAATACATTTTTCCCATAGCACCTCTTTCCTATGATGACATTCCCCCTatagtattttgtttttgtataagTGTCCAGCATTAGAAACTTAAAtgcatccaaaaatgaaaattctgtcaccgtttatgtcattccaaacctgtatgacttattTTCCTCTCTGAAACAtaataaaagatatttaaaagaaataatgttcgtaaaacaaaagtttcagttcccattgacttttattgcattttttcgGTTCTTATTGACTTCTAATGTAGGATAAAAATTACAATGGGAACCAAAACATTTTGGGAAATTTTTCAAAATCTCTTCTattatgttccacagaaaaaagaaagtcatacaggtttggaatgaaatgggtgtgagtaaatgacagcatttttattttggggtgaattatcACTTTAAGTGGATAAATTTGATTCAGCTATGTCCTCTTCAACTGCATTTTCAACttgaacaaaaaacattattaaagaaaaacaaCCAGGTCAGTTAGCCGTTGCAATTAACACTCAAAGTTTGGTACAATAATGAAGAGTATCACAAATGTTTCACATATTGTGATTTGTTTTGCAGTGCTGGCTTGGTCAACCAAGATGTGATAATCAGCATTAACGGACAACCAGTGCATTCTACAGAAGACGTGAGTCAGGCCGTGCAGTCGGACGAAATTCTCTCTTTGGTGGTGCGACGTGTTAATGAAGAAATCACACTAAGAGTGGTTCCTGACGAAGTGGACTGAGAAAGATCTCTGTTGCTAGTTTTCATCTAAACAATGCCTCTAAACAATGCATTATACACAAACATACTTTACTTGAAAAGGATATTATTATGATAACATAGAATGTCATGATAAAGTCTCAAGGGCCAGTGATGCATACAATTACACAAGTATTTTATGTGTAAGATGTATTGTTTTTCTGTGTATACTCTCCAAATTGAGTCTGTtacatttttgttaaatgtaacattttaattttccaaGTATCACAATATggtactaccattcaaaagtctggtattttttatattttttaaagaagtcacTTATGATCACAAAAgccacatttatttgatcaatttacagtaaaaaacgaaatactgttaaatattattacaattaaatgaactgttttctacggaagaggataagggccaagcaataataaacaaaataaaaccatctcgagattaaagttgttaaattttgagaaaaaaactcgttaaattttgtggaaaaagtcgagataaaatgttgagaataaactcattaaattacgagaaaaatgtcattaaattacgagaacaaattcgttaaattatgagaaaaatgtcgttaaatttcgagaaaaaagttgagataaaatgttgagaataaactcattaaattatgagaataaagtcattaaattaagagaaaaaagttgttaaattatgagaacaaattcgttaaataatgagaaaaatgtcgttaaatttagagaaaaaagtttagataaaatgttgagaataaactcaattatgagaataaactcattaaattacgagaaaaaagttgttaaattacgagaacaaattcgttaaattatgagaaaaatgtcgttaaatttcgagaaaaaagtttagataaaatgttgagaataaactcattaaattatgagaataaagtcattaaattacgagaaaaaagttgttaaattatgagaacaaattcgtaatttaacaaatttgttctcgtaatttaacgacttttttctcataatttaatgactattctcaacattttatctcgacttttttctcgaaatttaaaaacttaaatctcgagatggttttatttttttattattgcttggccctaatcctcttccgtagttttctattttaatacattttaaaatgtaaattcaaagctgaattttcagcagtcattactccagtcttcagtgttacatatgctgatttggtgctcgagaaacatttaatattattatcaaagttaaaaacagttctgctgcttaatgttttttgtaGAAACCGCTATACATTATTTTGGATTCCTTGATGAGTAGAAAGTTAAAAACAGCATatgtaaaagaaaatcttactgacctcaaatgTTTGAACTGTAGTATATGATAGTGTTGTTGAAAGCACTTATTAAATAACAGTTGTATAGTTGTACTCTTGCAGTGTTTTAAATTAGAAACTCATAGTGCATGAAAACATTGAGGTTGATGATCTGTCAGGCTGAATTCAGTCATGGTCAACATACACATCACATCTATACTACCTGCTGCTTTCAGTTGTTTTCAAACAAGTAATCATTTTCACTGTCACATACCAGTCAAACAAGTCATTTTATCCATATGATTTTAACAAAACCGAGAATTATGAGTTGTTTTAAAGCAATAATCTTGGATGTGTTGCAACATATCCCAAAGTGCCCCTTTTTTCAGTAGATCAACTGTTCGGCAGTAAATAAATCTCATACATAACTAACAAGAAACACGCAAgccacaaaacataaaaaggaAATTAATAAAAAGCAAAGTTTGTCACCAAATAGTGTTTTGAAAAGTGTGTGATAAAAGCCATGGGAATTCTGCCAAGGGATGCATGTTTAATAGAATCTATtactgtatgtatttttaattgcaAGCTGTTTCATAACATCTGTCGGTTGACAGCTCATTGTAGGTATTCATTCTAAAATAAGGTCTGTAACATTTCTGCAGCTGTTTCGGCATAGTCTGCAATCCGGCTCTGGAAACTTAACTTTTTTAACTGATtttaaacatcatttagtaACCGATAGCATGTTCAGAAAGATCATACAACAGTAAAGAAATAAATGCACAGAAGTGTAGCATGTATTGAAAATACCAAACTTACTTCCTAGTCaactttgttgtttgtttaataAAGATTACGCTCAGATCATCATAAATATTCATATACAAACTGAGAGTTTTACTCTTGGATGATGACATTTATTTACATCACTGCTTCACAAACACTTTACAAAAGAAACAAGAAGAACAGTATTTTACAAATAATAAGGCCCATGTAAGCCCACATGCATTCAGTGTATTCGATATAACTTGCAAGCACGAGAAAGGTGAAAAGTTACAGCCACTTTATGTCAGTAGAAAGTGCACCAGTTGCTGCTGTCGCTGGGAGTCAATCCCCCTGTTATCAGGAGAATGAGGTCCACAAACCACCAGATGCCAAGGCCACCCAGGGTGAGCAGCTTTCCCACCGCAGTCCCGGTGTGTCCGAGACAGAACCGATCAACGCCAAAACATCCCAGGAAAAATGAGTACAGTAGGGTGGTGATGAAGTAGTGTCCTGTGTATCTTACAtatcaaaaagaaaacaaactatTAATGTCAATGCATTAATAGACtgaataacttaaaaaaaggaaaagaattgCGCTAACATGTGTAAGCTATGCATGTACTGAACAGACTGTCCACAGTTAAAGTTAATAATGAGAATAGTTTCAAAGTTTATGTTTAGAGTAAAGCTTGTGAATGAATCCATATCTAATTACTGATGGCCAGTCTTGAGATACATTGTATGTATTAGTGCTGCTGTCAatcggtaaaaaaaaaagtaactaattaattgcacattttttctgtaattagtCGCGATTAAAAACATtggagtttttaatatttttatattgtaataatatcagTTACTCTACAAATTAATATAGAAAAAAGTCTAGTATAACTGATACTAATACTGCTACTGATGTCTTTATAAAATTGATTTTCTCTTTAATTAATAATAGACATTCAATATTAGTGTAACTAAAAgctatcaatttcaacatttttcagtggaaaataaagccttatatatatatatatatatatatatatatatatatatatatatatatatatatatatatatatatatatatatattttagtactGCATACAAATTTCCTGTATTCTTTTGGTTATATTCTAATGAAGAGACTGAGAAATATTATATATGGTCATTataccattgctaaaacaacgTCTGAtggtggcctaagacttttgcacagtactgtatgtaTATCCTCTCAGTGAAAGGAATCTACAGTACCTCACTGCCATCTTGTGGtaattaactaaaaaaaaatatgcaatgctctctcttaaaggattagttcactttgaaatgaaaattagcccaagctttactgacactcaagccatcctaggtgtatatgactttcttctttctgatgaacataatcgcagaaaaattaataaatatcctgacgcatcggagctttataatggcagtgaatgggatcagtgagtatgagctgaagaaagtgtctccatccacatccatccatcataaatatgtgtTCCACACGGCtttgggggttaataaaggccttctgaagcaaagtgatgcatttgtgtaaagaaatatccatatttaaacaagttatgaagtaaaatatgtagcttccgccagaccgccttccgtatccCACCTtccgtcagttacactttttccataagttgaatagagaaggtgtaggacgtagcgtaagctctgtgaactgcaagagttttacactttctgcgtacgttgaatacggaaggcggctCGTGCGGaagttagatattttacttcataacttgtttaaatatggatttttttttttttttttttttacacaaacgcttCCCTTCAGGAGGCCTTTATTAAgcccccagagccgtgtggagtacacatttatgatggatggatgtggaaggaatcccattcactgccattataaagctcggatgcgtcaggatatttattagtatttctgcgattgtgttcatcagaaagaagaaagttatatacacctaggatggcttgagggtgagtaaaacttgggctacttttcatttcaaagtgaactaatcctttaaagcagaGGTCAAACAATAGGAAACACTGTGTAACTGTAACTGGCTGTCATCTCATGTGAGCAGGCACGTGCACAGGTTGGGCTCAACAACAGCACATGCCCTTTTTGTccttacactttttttttgggaggtgttttattttatttatttattttcttgaatAAATCAATGGTATTGATCACcctttatgtctgtctgtctgatttacaaatatatttagcctaataaaagtattaaaaagagcttgtgacaaaatctTTTTGGATCcgctcaaactgtcagtcaaacctctTAACTCCGCCCCCTGAATGCAGCGAACTGGAGTTCCACAGCAGAGCAGCTGAACGTCTTGCAACGGTAAATAAATCTCTTGTTGTTTGAATAAGTAGGCTACAACGTTTTCTTTACGAAAGAAACACTAGTATGTCTATaaagtttcatattttatgcatttgaggCCTGAGACTGGCGgcggagagagagggagggggcTAGCATTTGCCTTCTAAGTTAGTCATAGCCAATAGCCTACAAATAGCCTGTGCATACATTACAGTAGTATTAAATCTTTTATAAATTGTGATTTTGGCCAAAAATGGAGCGCTCATAACCTATTGATGATGACGTAGCAGGTACTAATGTGATGCCATCGTTTTAACGTTTTTATTTTGCACATATTCGTTGGTCAAAAACCCGGCGTAACTATTTGAGTTTGACACAAAGCGAATGATCCTCGTCAGCTaggtaaaatatatttctaaggAATTTCTTCTTTGATTTATGATGGCTATCTGCTGATACACTTAATTCATTAACATTTAATCATATTATATATGGTCACACAGTATGGTTAATGTTTATGATGTTAATATGTATTTGCTCGctagataatttttttaatctagtatTGTATACTCCCCTCTCGTCTTCACATATATAAACATAGTAAATACACAGTATAAACACGTGTAAACagtataaatatgtataaacaCAGTAATGTTGTAGTAActaaaaaacattacagaatcgTCAGGTCACTGtgcttctttatattttatcatGCAGAATGTAATGTGTGTGTAATAATGTGTTGAGAGGGACATCCCTGGATCACAGTGAAGTCATAAACATCTTCAAGCACATGGGTCACAGAAGATTGctgttgtaattatttttaaagaagccctgaaaccatatatatatatatatatatatatatatatatatatatataattatatatatatatataaatattactgtCATTAATagtgaataaatataaagcttttgagactattattttgtgttatttatttggaGGGGGGGTATGGGGGGTGCCCTTTTTCAGTTTCAGCACATGCCCCTCAAAAAGGTCTGTGCACGGCCCTGCATGTAAGTgatattttctttaaatatgTGAAATGAATGATCAGTAAAACTAATTATCAGGGTTCCAATGTTTatgacaaattaaattttccattACCTTTTGATTCAGACCAGTTTGCTAATGAATCATTTTGTGAACTATTTTAGTGATTCATTACTGACTCAAAAGAACACTactcacaaaacaaacatttctaTGGCTAGCAACAAGCAAGTTTTACTCTACACAAGAGCAATAACTAGctgatgaaatattttatagcTGTATCCTATATAAATATATCCCAAAATTTTAAGTTAATCatgtacataattttattatattaaatattagcaAATAGCCCATTTTGTTAGCAAAAGCTATTTACACTAACTCTGCCCACCTCTTAAGGATAATGACAAGTAAAAGGACCctataaggcagcatccattgatatatatatatatatatatatatatatataaaatggaaCCCTGTATTATGGAAATGATGGAACCCTGTTATATTGGGATTCACGTACTTGATGCATGGCTCATTGCCTCTGAGAAACTCCCGTGGTCCAGCGCACTCTATGCCATCCAGTGCCGTGCATAACACCTGGGTATGGTTCACATCTTTGTACACTTGACCGCCAAACTACAAGAAAATGTAAACTGTAAACCTTTTTAGctgttattaatttatttatagaaaaaaaagagaaaaagaacgCGTTTTTCATGCCACTGAACACGAGGCTCATTATATCTTTCCAATAAAAATGTACTTGCCTTTACACAGCCATAGCCCAGCTCCTGAAAGGCAGAGACATTTCCTCCGTGATCGACTGGATCTTGGCAGAATATGAATTCCTCTGGTCTAAATGAGATAACCACAAATTATCTTCATATATAGACTATGCCAGCGCCCACTGAATTGTAAGTCGTCgtcgttgttgttgttgtgtacACAAAACAGGCCGCGTGCTTCAGAAAGATGAGGTGTTTACTTACAGGTATCGACAGAGGACGACAGGTGATGGAGGGCTGTACTCGAACTGCTCCGTGTGATTTGATGTTTCAGTAGGTATAACACTCTGCGTCACATTTTCTCCTGGTTGTTCGCTGAACAGAACTGTTTTGCTGGTCGTTACACTGTTTCCGGGTGACTCGGTTGAGTTTTGCGAGTGAATCCCGTCCAGACACTGTAAAAGCAGCACTGTAAAGAGCAACAAGAACTGGCCGCATAGTAAAATATAGTTGACTGAAATCTGCGGCATGATATCTGAACAACAGTTGAGCTGAACGGCTAAAGGATCTTTCAGCTAATGAAAGAGACAGCAGTTAAGTTACCTAGCGCTGGTTTTGCCAGTTGCATATGTAAATGCCAGTCAACATATTACTGGCggtattatttaataatatgcGACTTATGTATCGTACTGTGACCGAAAATGTACCATATTATACTGCTACTAGTGAACACAAGCTAAAACTGAGCTGTACAGTAGACAAACTAAGCGGCGCATTGTGATGACGCTGTTTTGTGTGGCGTTACgtcatttcatatttattttcagtattatttatatCAAGAAAAACATCGATATactataaataaatagtatttcGCTGCTAAATAAATATGAGTAAAGTTCACCATCATGTATTAATGGGAAACAATTTGAGATTAGCatgtcagcttttttttttttccaagaagTTGCTTGACTGGATAACGCCATTACGTTGTAGTTGTTTTTGTAAAATAGATTTTATGGATGAATAGTAGTATTTTAATTCTGTGTGCACATTCGGCCAATATCTATTGTATTCAGACTATTTTAATTAGAaagaatattataaatgtaatgtatCTTAATACGtatcacattattattattatagtattacatatatgtatatgtaggctatatgtaTGTTATGTATAGTGGTGGACAGTAACTAAGTATTTTTACTtcgttacagtacttaagtacatttttcaagtatctgtactttacttgagtatttttatttttagcaacttttacttttacttcactacattccaaagcataagatcgtactttttactccactacatttcataaaacatgtcgttactcattattttaaatggaaGAAATCGTCACATGCTCAGAGACGTTTCGTGCACTAACTGATTCTTTTCAATCATCCTATTAAAGCGGTTCACAAATCACATCAACAATTCATTCGCGAATTGGACTGATTGTATTGCAGCTGTTCTCGAGTCAACAACTTACTGATTCAATGATCCGTTCAGAGTGACTCTCCAGTGAATGAATTTACAAATCTGAAAATTAGCCAAGAACTGGGGGATCCTCTGAGTGCGTACATGTCTGATGGTGAAAAGTAAGTCAGCCTactaatgttgaattttaggattaattattgtaactgaaaatcatatttaggtCACAACTGTCAGTTGTTTTTGAACTAAATCTTTTGTAAAGGGCGATCTGTTTAATCCCACTGACACGTCCACATCAATGTGTCTACAGATCgcgatctcgattcaaacagatcaaatcaaattttaaatctaacttggtgcttcaaataacggttgtatcaattacatcgtTACGGCACTAGgaggcgacaagtgactgttaaaatgtatttgacattgaatgattcattcaaaagatttgttcaaaaacattgtttaatcca
Proteins encoded:
- the tm2d2 gene encoding TM2 domain-containing protein 2 — encoded protein: MPQISVNYILLCGQFLLLFTVLLLQCLDGIHSQNSTESPGNSVTTSKTVLFSEQPGENVTQSVIPTETSNHTEQFEYSPPSPVVLCRYLPEEFIFCQDPVDHGGNVSAFQELGYGCVKFGGQVYKDVNHTQVLCTALDGIECAGPREFLRGNEPCIKYTGHYFITTLLYSFFLGCFGVDRFCLGHTGTAVGKLLTLGGLGIWWFVDLILLITGGLTPSDSSNWCTFY